One genomic region from Vitis riparia cultivar Riparia Gloire de Montpellier isolate 1030 chromosome 17, EGFV_Vit.rip_1.0, whole genome shotgun sequence encodes:
- the LOC117905123 gene encoding probable UDP-N-acetylglucosamine--peptide N-acetylglucosaminyltransferase SEC isoform X1, producing the protein MSEPAATKPQPLPIKSEVGVTENSADESSKRPQISKVVVLADLNVDPPETDDDDSLHVSAPDLTRLINDDSSQDKSTLASKDTDMVDGEGKRLNKLGKPRSRVTKVEYPLDYGADADADQHGQGAPTSREEKVSSLKTGLVHVARKMPKNAHAHFILGLMYQRLGQPQKAVSAYEKAAEILLRCEEEIDRPELLSLVQIHHAQCLLLGSSGDHSADKELEPEELEEILLKMKDSMQSDIRQAAVWNTLGLILLRTGRLQNAISVLSSLLTIAPDNLDCLGNIGIAYLRSGNLELAEKCFQNLILKDQNHPAALINYAAVLMCKYGSIIAGAGANSGEGASEDQLVAANVAKECLLAAVKVEPKAAHVWANLANAYYLMGDCRSSSKCFEKAAKLEPNCMSTRYAVAVHQIKDAERYQDPSEQLSWAGNEMASILREGDSALIEHPIAWAGLAMVHKIQNEIAAAFETEHKGLMEMEERAVHILKQAIAEDPDDAVQWHQLGLHNLCVQQFKTSQKYLKAAVARSKECSYMWSNLGISLQLSEEPAQAEQVYKRALSLVTPQQAHTIFSNLGNLYRQQKKYQSAKAMFTKSLELQPGYAPAYNNLGLVFIAEGRWKEAEFCFNKALQADPLLDAAKSNMIKAAAMSRVCQHLSSCSLQD; encoded by the exons GTTGATCAATGATGATAGCAGTCAAGATAAAAGTACCTTAGCGAGCAAAGACACAGATATGGTGGATGGAGAAGGTAAACGATTAAACAAATTGGGGAAGCCCCGTTCAAGAGTTACTAAGGTGGAGTACCCTCTTGATTATGGGGCTGATGCAGATGCTGACCAGCATGGTCAAGGGGCTCCCACATCCCGTGAGGAAAAAGTCAGCAGTCTTAAGACC GGTTTGGTACATGTAGCAAGGAAGATGCCCAAAAATGCTCATGCTCATTTTATACTTGGATTAATGTATCAGAGGTTGGGTCAGCCACAAAAG GCAGTTTCTGCATATGAGAAAGCAGCAGAGATCTTGCTCCGCTGTGAAGAAGAGATTGACAGGCCAGAGTTGctttcactagttcagattcaTCATGCACAG TGCCTTCTTCTAGGAAGTTCAGGTGATCATAGCGCAGACAAAGAACTTGAACCTGAAGAATTGGaggaaattcttttgaaaatgaagGATTCAATGCAATCAGATATTAGACAGGCGGCTGTGTGGAATACTCTCGGCTTAATACTTCTTAGAACTGGCCGTCTGCAG AATGCTATTTCGGTTTTGTCATCTTTGTTGACCATTGCTCCAGACAACTTGGATTGCCTTGGAAACATTGGAATTGCTTACCTTAGAAG TGGGAATTTGGAGCTTGCAGAaaaatgttttcagaatttgattttgaaagatcaaaatCATCCTGCTGCTCTAATCAACTATGCTGCAGTTCTAATGTGTAAATATGGCTCGATCATTGCAG GTGCTGGGGCAAATTCTGGTGAAGGAGCTTCTGAGGATCAGCTTGTAGCTGCCAATGTTGCAAAAGAGTGTTTGTTAGCAGCAGTAAAAGTGGAACCCAAAGCAGCACATGTTTGGGCAAATCTCGCAAATGCTTATTATTTGATGGGTGATTGTAGAAGTTCTAGCAAGTGCTTCGAGAAG GCAGCAAAACTAGAGCCCAATTGTATGTCTACACGATATGCTGTTGCAGTCCACCAAATCAAGGATGCAGAAAGATATCAAGATCCTAGTGAACAGCTTTCCTGGGCTGGAAATGAAATGGCTTCTATACTAAGAGAAGGAGATTCTGCTCTCATTGAGCATCCCATAGCATGGGCAGGGCTTGCCATGGTTCATAAGATCCAGAATGAAATTGCAGCAGCATTTGAAACTGAGCATAAAGGGTTGATGGAGATGGAAGAGCGTGCTGTACACATTTTAAAGCAG GCAATAGCAGAGGACCCAGATGATGCTGTACAGTGGCACCAGCTTGGTCTTCATAATCTTTGTGTTCAACAATTCAAGACATCACAAAAGTACCTCAAGGCTGCAGTTGCCCGTTCTAAGGAATGCAGCTATATGTGGTCCAATCTTG GTATCTCACTGCAGTTATCAGAGGAGCCAGCGCAGGCAGAACAAGTATACAAGCGAGCCTTGTCCTTGGTGACCCCTCAGCAGGCACATACAATATTTTCCAACCTTGGGAATCTATATAGGCAACAAAAGAAGTACCAATCTGCCAAAGCAATGTTTACAAAGTCACTCGAACTCCAACCCGGTTATGCTCCTGCATATAACAATCTAGGTCTGGTATTCATTGCTGAGGGTCGGTGGAAGGAAGCCGAATTCTGCTTCAACAAGGCCCTCCAGGCAGACCCACTGCTGGATGCGGCCAAGTCCAACATGATCAAAGCAGCGGCCATGTCCAGAGTCTGTCAGCATCTCTCCTCATGTTCGCTTCAAGATTGA
- the LOC117905123 gene encoding probable UDP-N-acetylglucosamine--peptide N-acetylglucosaminyltransferase SEC isoform X2 codes for MSEPAATKPQPLPIKSEVGVTENSADESSKRPQISKVVVLADLNVDPPETDDDDSLHVSAPDLTSQDKSTLASKDTDMVDGEGKRLNKLGKPRSRVTKVEYPLDYGADADADQHGQGAPTSREEKVSSLKTGLVHVARKMPKNAHAHFILGLMYQRLGQPQKAVSAYEKAAEILLRCEEEIDRPELLSLVQIHHAQCLLLGSSGDHSADKELEPEELEEILLKMKDSMQSDIRQAAVWNTLGLILLRTGRLQNAISVLSSLLTIAPDNLDCLGNIGIAYLRSGNLELAEKCFQNLILKDQNHPAALINYAAVLMCKYGSIIAGAGANSGEGASEDQLVAANVAKECLLAAVKVEPKAAHVWANLANAYYLMGDCRSSSKCFEKAAKLEPNCMSTRYAVAVHQIKDAERYQDPSEQLSWAGNEMASILREGDSALIEHPIAWAGLAMVHKIQNEIAAAFETEHKGLMEMEERAVHILKQAIAEDPDDAVQWHQLGLHNLCVQQFKTSQKYLKAAVARSKECSYMWSNLGISLQLSEEPAQAEQVYKRALSLVTPQQAHTIFSNLGNLYRQQKKYQSAKAMFTKSLELQPGYAPAYNNLGLVFIAEGRWKEAEFCFNKALQADPLLDAAKSNMIKAAAMSRVCQHLSSCSLQD; via the exons TCAAGATAAAAGTACCTTAGCGAGCAAAGACACAGATATGGTGGATGGAGAAGGTAAACGATTAAACAAATTGGGGAAGCCCCGTTCAAGAGTTACTAAGGTGGAGTACCCTCTTGATTATGGGGCTGATGCAGATGCTGACCAGCATGGTCAAGGGGCTCCCACATCCCGTGAGGAAAAAGTCAGCAGTCTTAAGACC GGTTTGGTACATGTAGCAAGGAAGATGCCCAAAAATGCTCATGCTCATTTTATACTTGGATTAATGTATCAGAGGTTGGGTCAGCCACAAAAG GCAGTTTCTGCATATGAGAAAGCAGCAGAGATCTTGCTCCGCTGTGAAGAAGAGATTGACAGGCCAGAGTTGctttcactagttcagattcaTCATGCACAG TGCCTTCTTCTAGGAAGTTCAGGTGATCATAGCGCAGACAAAGAACTTGAACCTGAAGAATTGGaggaaattcttttgaaaatgaagGATTCAATGCAATCAGATATTAGACAGGCGGCTGTGTGGAATACTCTCGGCTTAATACTTCTTAGAACTGGCCGTCTGCAG AATGCTATTTCGGTTTTGTCATCTTTGTTGACCATTGCTCCAGACAACTTGGATTGCCTTGGAAACATTGGAATTGCTTACCTTAGAAG TGGGAATTTGGAGCTTGCAGAaaaatgttttcagaatttgattttgaaagatcaaaatCATCCTGCTGCTCTAATCAACTATGCTGCAGTTCTAATGTGTAAATATGGCTCGATCATTGCAG GTGCTGGGGCAAATTCTGGTGAAGGAGCTTCTGAGGATCAGCTTGTAGCTGCCAATGTTGCAAAAGAGTGTTTGTTAGCAGCAGTAAAAGTGGAACCCAAAGCAGCACATGTTTGGGCAAATCTCGCAAATGCTTATTATTTGATGGGTGATTGTAGAAGTTCTAGCAAGTGCTTCGAGAAG GCAGCAAAACTAGAGCCCAATTGTATGTCTACACGATATGCTGTTGCAGTCCACCAAATCAAGGATGCAGAAAGATATCAAGATCCTAGTGAACAGCTTTCCTGGGCTGGAAATGAAATGGCTTCTATACTAAGAGAAGGAGATTCTGCTCTCATTGAGCATCCCATAGCATGGGCAGGGCTTGCCATGGTTCATAAGATCCAGAATGAAATTGCAGCAGCATTTGAAACTGAGCATAAAGGGTTGATGGAGATGGAAGAGCGTGCTGTACACATTTTAAAGCAG GCAATAGCAGAGGACCCAGATGATGCTGTACAGTGGCACCAGCTTGGTCTTCATAATCTTTGTGTTCAACAATTCAAGACATCACAAAAGTACCTCAAGGCTGCAGTTGCCCGTTCTAAGGAATGCAGCTATATGTGGTCCAATCTTG GTATCTCACTGCAGTTATCAGAGGAGCCAGCGCAGGCAGAACAAGTATACAAGCGAGCCTTGTCCTTGGTGACCCCTCAGCAGGCACATACAATATTTTCCAACCTTGGGAATCTATATAGGCAACAAAAGAAGTACCAATCTGCCAAAGCAATGTTTACAAAGTCACTCGAACTCCAACCCGGTTATGCTCCTGCATATAACAATCTAGGTCTGGTATTCATTGCTGAGGGTCGGTGGAAGGAAGCCGAATTCTGCTTCAACAAGGCCCTCCAGGCAGACCCACTGCTGGATGCGGCCAAGTCCAACATGATCAAAGCAGCGGCCATGTCCAGAGTCTGTCAGCATCTCTCCTCATGTTCGCTTCAAGATTGA